The following coding sequences lie in one Montipora foliosa isolate CH-2021 chromosome 11, ASM3666993v2, whole genome shotgun sequence genomic window:
- the LOC137975546 gene encoding uncharacterized protein, protein MSDYRARKHRSSDEHERGNWKRPRSDEYERRHEERTPFDLMPPDKKCDTFKVAFDYYTPRAHFIILPRDKSKPGTDYNSLKPEARLKVVNAAMAMVSHYGLQNSAILSLHFGSWITTKNMFHAHVCSNVKKYLSVYESKKGEIPNWPSREYVTKQWKASKDPRNYATNVQQYPLRTYFKEEVEAVTEYRRSKPTSAEATLSPSSPFTAILYHPSEPRVGFAVEKSAKPKSAESFLEAQEAIVKFASQNKLTDMNVKGDDNGCHVCLVLDENSHGFVLEDSQVLVGYIQITGLKFYRDLCPHDKRDDWFKKFSSMEDYKVYT, encoded by the exons ATGTCTGATTACAGAGCAAGGAAGCACCGATCGTCAGATGAACACGAACGGGGAAACTGGAAGCGACCTCGTTCAGATGAATACGAACGACGACATGAAGAAAGGACACCATTTGATCTGATGCCCCCAGACAAGAAATGCGACACATTTAAGGTGGCCTTCGACTACTACACTCCTCGAGCGCATTTTATCATTTTGCCTCGCGATAAGTCTAAACCTGGAACTGACTACAACTCGTTGAAGCCAGAGGCAAGACTGAAGGTGGTGAACGCAGCAATGGCTATGGTGTCTCACTATGGTCTTCAAAACTCCGCTATTCTGTCTCTCCACTTTGGCTCCTGGATAACTACAAAGAACATGTTCCACGCTCATGTTTGTTCTAACGTAAAGAAATATCTCAGTGTTTACGAGAGTAAAAAAGGAGAAATTCCCAATTGGCCATCGCGAGAGTACGTGACTAAACAATGGAAAGCGAGCAAAGATCCTAGAAATTACGCGACAAATGTTCAACAATATCCTCTACGAACGTATTTTAAGGAAGAAGTTGAAGCTGTTACAGAGTACCGTCGATCAAAGCCAACTTCAGCAGAAGCGACACTTAGCCCGTCTTCACCGTTCACCGCTATTCTCTATCATCCGTCAGAACCAAGGGTTGGCTTTGCTGTCGAGAAATCCGCGAAACCAAAAAGCGCCGAGTCTTTCCTTGAAGCCCAAGAAGCCATAGTCAAGTTTGCAAGCCAAAACAAGCTCACGGACATGAACGTGAAAGGAGATGACAATGGATGCCACGTGTGTTTGGTTCTCGACGAAAATTCGCATG GCTTCGTTCTGGAAGACTCTCAGGTCCTAGTTGGATATATTCAAATCACTGGACTGAAGTTCTACAGGGATCTCTGCCCACATGACAAGCGAGATGACTGGTTTAAGAAATTTAGCAGTATGGAGGATTACAAAGTGTACACCTGA
- the LOC137977472 gene encoding uncharacterized protein has translation MFASGGKKPFYNYEHGQQNAKGDQFDLLPSNAKCDTFKVVFDYYSPRPHFIIVPRDRKSITRYSSLAPGAKLKIVKAAMTMVSHYKLQKSATLSLHFGKWGTDKHKFHVHLCVDVEQYLSIYDTRKHEIPNWPSTRSVTKEWGACKDATHSSYMKNVRQYPFKTYFKHEVEAVKEYRRIESRTSTVCPSVIPSPLFTAILYHPSEPRVGFAVKNCETARSAEARLQAQEAIIGFANPYNLTNIHAVSEDDGCHVCLVLDEKTHGFILEDTQFLVGYIQITGLKFYRDLCPQDKRDDWFYKFSSMEDYNVYT, from the exons ATGTTTGCATCAGGAGGAAAGAAGCCCTTTTACAATTATGAACATGGCCAACAAAACGCAAAAGGGGACCAATTTGATCTCTTGCCTTCCAATGCGAAATGCGACACATTCAAGGTGGTTTTCGACTATTACTCTCCTCGACCTCATTTTATCATTGTTCCCCGCGATAGAAAATCTATAACTCGTTATAGCTCCTTAGCTCCGGGAGCAAAGCTTAAGATAGTCAAGGCAGCAATGACGATGGTTTCTCACTATAAGCTGCAAAAGTCTGCCACTTTGTCTCTCCATTTTGGTAAATGGGGAACTGACAAGCACAAGTTCCATGTTCATCTCTGTGTAGACGTGGAACAGTATCTCAGTATCTATGATACGAGAAAGCATGAAATTCCCAACTGGCCCTCGACAAGGTCAGTTACAAAAGAATGGGGAGCTTGCAAGGATGCCACGCACAGCAGTTACATGAAAAATGTTCGACAGTATCCTTTCAAGACATATTTCAAGCATGAGGTTGAAGCTGTCAAAGAGTACCGTCGAATAGAGTCAAGGACCAGTACAGTTTGTCCCTCGGTGATCCCGTCTCCACTGTTCACCGCTATTCTCTACCATCCATCAGAACCAAGAGTTGGCTTTGCTGTCAAGAATTGTGAAACAGCAAGAAGCGCCGAGGCTCGCCTTCAAGCCCAAGAAGCCATAATCGGGTTTGCGAATCCGTACAACCTCACAAACATCCACGCAGTAAGTGAGGATGACGGATGCCATGTCTGTTTAGTTCTCGACGAAAAGACACACG GTTTCATTCTGGAAGACACTCAGTTCCTGGTTGGATATATTCAAATCACCGGACTGAAGTTCTACAGGGATCTCTGCCCACAAGACAAGCGAGATGACTGGTTCTATAAATTTAGCAGTATGGAGGATTACAACGTATACACTTGA